One Pseudomonas abieticivorans genomic region harbors:
- a CDS encoding lytic murein transglycosylase — MSLRRPQRWQMRQLLATSSLFLLVACAEQNTAADALPVAPQKTSPVAPLTTAAPTDADGFVLPSQTFDQWEAGFRQQALQAGINPALFDRAFAGITPDPSVIKADRSQPEFTRPVWEYLDGAISPVRVRKGQALLNQYADVLTQIEQRYGVDRQALVAVWGMESSFGQFQGDKSVIRSLATLAYEGRRQGFAQDQLIAALQILQNGDIQPELMLGSWSGAMGQTQFIPTTYNTHAVDFDGDGRRDIWNSAADALASTAHYLQSSGWQRGQPWGFEVQLSAGFDYAQADGALRKPVGEWLRMGVTLPAGTRLPANAEQLSAALLLPAGYRGPAFLVLDNFRAILKYNNSSSYALGVSLLSQRFNGAGYIYGQWPKDDLPLSRTERLELQTLLTAKNYDAGTPDGIIGANTRKAIRSAQQALGWPADGYPNHKLLESLRAH, encoded by the coding sequence ATGTCTCTTCGTCGTCCCCAGCGTTGGCAGATGCGCCAACTGCTCGCTACTTCCAGCCTGTTCCTGCTCGTCGCCTGTGCTGAACAGAACACCGCCGCCGATGCCCTGCCCGTAGCACCCCAAAAGACTTCGCCTGTCGCCCCGCTGACTACCGCCGCGCCCACCGACGCCGATGGCTTCGTGCTGCCTAGCCAAACCTTCGATCAATGGGAGGCAGGCTTTCGCCAGCAAGCCCTGCAGGCCGGCATCAACCCGGCGCTGTTTGACCGCGCGTTCGCCGGCATAACGCCGGACCCGTCGGTGATCAAGGCTGACCGCAGCCAACCGGAGTTCACCCGCCCGGTGTGGGAATACCTGGACGGTGCGATTTCGCCCGTGCGCGTACGCAAGGGCCAGGCCCTGCTCAACCAGTACGCCGACGTACTGACGCAGATCGAGCAGCGTTACGGTGTTGATCGCCAGGCGCTGGTCGCGGTATGGGGCATGGAAAGCAGCTTCGGCCAGTTCCAGGGCGACAAGTCGGTGATCCGCTCGCTGGCGACCCTGGCCTACGAAGGACGGCGCCAGGGGTTTGCCCAGGATCAATTGATCGCCGCCCTGCAAATCCTGCAGAACGGCGATATCCAGCCTGAGCTGATGCTCGGCTCCTGGTCCGGTGCCATGGGCCAGACCCAGTTCATCCCCACCACCTACAACACCCATGCCGTGGACTTTGATGGCGACGGGCGCCGGGACATCTGGAACAGCGCTGCCGACGCCCTGGCTTCGACGGCGCACTACCTGCAGAGCTCCGGCTGGCAGCGTGGCCAGCCGTGGGGCTTTGAGGTGCAGCTAAGCGCTGGCTTCGACTACGCCCAAGCCGATGGCGCCCTGCGCAAGCCGGTTGGCGAATGGCTGCGCATGGGCGTGACCCTGCCTGCTGGCACGCGCCTGCCGGCCAACGCCGAGCAGCTGTCCGCCGCCCTGCTGTTGCCTGCCGGTTATCGCGGCCCGGCCTTCCTGGTGCTGGACAACTTCCGTGCGATCCTCAAGTACAACAACTCATCGTCGTATGCGCTGGGCGTGAGTTTGTTGTCACAGCGTTTCAACGGTGCAGGCTACATCTATGGCCAATGGCCCAAGGATGACCTGCCGCTGAGCCGCACCGAGCGCCTCGAACTGCAAACCCTGCTGACCGCGAAGAATTACGATGCGGGCACGCCGGATGGAATCATCGGCGCCAACACCCGCAAGGCCATCCGCAGTGCGCAGCAGGCATTGGGCTGGCCGGCGGATGGTTACCCCAACCACAAGCTGCTGGAAAGTTTGCGGGCGCACTGA
- the holA gene encoding DNA polymerase III subunit delta gives MKLTPAQLNKHLQGSLAPIYVISGDDPLLCQEAADAVRAAARQQGFDERQVFSADANFDWGTLLQAGASLSLFAERRLLELRLPSGKPGDKGASALIEYCSRPAEDTLLLISLPKLDGSAQKTKWGKALVEGAQTQFVQIWPVDASQLPQWIRQRLSQAGLSAQQDAVELIAARVEGNLLAAAQEIEKLKLLADGNQITLETVQAAVADSARFDVFGLVDAVLNGEAAHALRMLEGLRGEGVEPPVILWALARELRTLANIALQYSQGTPLDKAFSQAKPPVWDKRKPLMSKALQRHSAQRWAQLLQDAQHIDAQIKGQAQGSVWISLSRLSLLMAGQRLALPAQ, from the coding sequence ATGAAACTGACCCCCGCCCAGCTCAACAAACACCTGCAAGGCAGCCTTGCGCCGATCTACGTGATCAGCGGCGACGATCCCTTGCTGTGCCAGGAGGCCGCCGATGCCGTGCGTGCCGCCGCGCGCCAACAAGGTTTCGACGAACGCCAGGTATTCAGCGCCGACGCCAATTTCGATTGGGGCACCCTGCTGCAGGCCGGCGCGAGCCTGTCGCTGTTTGCCGAACGGCGCCTGCTGGAACTGCGTTTGCCGTCTGGCAAACCCGGTGACAAAGGCGCTAGCGCACTGATCGAGTACTGCTCGCGCCCGGCCGAAGATACCTTGCTGCTGATCAGCCTGCCCAAACTCGATGGCAGCGCGCAAAAGACCAAATGGGGCAAGGCCCTGGTCGAAGGCGCGCAGACTCAGTTCGTGCAGATCTGGCCAGTGGATGCCAGCCAGTTGCCGCAATGGATTCGCCAGCGTTTGTCCCAGGCCGGCTTGTCGGCGCAACAGGATGCCGTTGAGCTGATCGCCGCGCGAGTAGAAGGCAACCTGCTGGCTGCCGCCCAAGAGATCGAGAAGCTCAAGCTGCTGGCCGACGGCAACCAGATCACCCTGGAAACCGTGCAGGCGGCCGTGGCCGACAGTGCGCGCTTCGACGTGTTCGGCCTGGTGGACGCCGTACTCAACGGTGAAGCGGCCCACGCCTTGCGCATGCTCGAAGGCCTGCGCGGCGAAGGCGTGGAACCGCCGGTGATCCTCTGGGCGCTGGCCCGTGAGCTGCGCACCCTGGCCAACATTGCCCTGCAATACAGCCAAGGCACGCCGCTGGACAAGGCGTTCAGCCAGGCCAAGCCACCGGTGTGGGACAAGCGCAAGCCGTTGATGAGCAAAGCCCTGCAACGCCATTCGGCGCAGCGCTGGGCGCAACTGCTGCAGGATGCCCAGCATATCGATGCACAGATCAAGGGCCAGGCCCAGGGCTCGGTGTGGATCAGCCTGTCGCGGCTGTCGCTGCTAATGGCCGGCCAGCGCCTGGCCCTCCCGGCCCAGTAG
- a CDS encoding LPS-assembly lipoprotein LptE, translated as MIKRNLLVMGLAVMLSACGFQLRGTGTNQMSIKEIGLTARDAYGPTVTDLRRALESSGVKVVGGGPYKLNLSSEVENQRAASYTGSTRSAEYELSTVLNYEINGTNNLQLVSDKVEAQKIYLHDGNNLTGSDQEAAQARKDLRRDLIQKMMARLQKLTPAQLDELQTKADARAKAEADAEAAAQRAMDATPQQSPVQLPSR; from the coding sequence ATGATCAAACGCAATCTACTGGTAATGGGCCTGGCCGTCATGCTGAGCGCCTGTGGTTTCCAGTTGCGCGGTACCGGCACCAATCAGATGTCGATCAAGGAAATCGGCCTGACGGCCCGTGACGCCTATGGCCCGACCGTGACCGACCTGCGTCGTGCGCTGGAAAGCAGCGGCGTGAAAGTGGTCGGTGGCGGCCCGTACAAGCTTAACCTGAGCAGCGAAGTGGAAAACCAGCGCGCTGCCAGCTACACGGGCTCCACTCGCTCGGCGGAGTATGAGCTGAGCACCGTGCTCAACTACGAGATCAACGGCACCAACAACCTGCAACTGGTGAGCGACAAGGTCGAGGCGCAAAAGATCTACCTGCATGATGGCAACAACCTGACCGGCTCCGACCAGGAAGCTGCCCAGGCCCGCAAAGACCTGCGTCGCGACCTGATCCAGAAAATGATGGCACGTTTGCAGAAACTGACCCCAGCCCAGCTGGACGAACTGCAAACCAAGGCCGATGCCCGTGCCAAGGCTGAAGCCGACGCCGAGGCCGCTGCCCAGCGCGCGATGGACGCGACGCCGCAGCAGTCGCCCGTCCAACTGCCGAGCAGGTAA
- the arfA gene encoding alternative ribosome rescue factor ArfA, protein MSKKRPNKAKSIIAQPLFRSRQEQPAKGKGSYRREAFQSKSWEASSVMAA, encoded by the coding sequence ATGAGCAAGAAACGCCCCAACAAAGCCAAGTCCATCATCGCCCAGCCCCTGTTCCGCAGCCGTCAGGAACAACCCGCCAAGGGCAAAGGCAGCTACCGCCGCGAAGCCTTCCAGTCTAAAAGCTGGGAGGCTTCTTCCGTTATGGCGGCGTGA